The following are encoded in a window of Penaeus vannamei isolate JL-2024 chromosome 17, ASM4276789v1, whole genome shotgun sequence genomic DNA:
- the LOC113820252 gene encoding kynurenine/alpha-aminoadipate aminotransferase, mitochondrial isoform X1 has translation MCLGTSLSRIWSPASREYSALTLSRPSAFLPRQVSCDLVFPCLWSGMWSVLWLVDIFFRMDYYKFFSENARHRLPSWIGSLRKFIVNPAPDMLWLAGGLPNDSIFPFHDAKVKLRDGHVIEVGPDLMAKGLQYGGPAGYAPLLKHLSDLTQRLHSPPRWSSSKQVITVGGQDGIAKAFVMLTDPGDYVVIPEPCYAGIFSELSALDPRYLPVEEDEEGMKPDALRSTLARWKADTGGREAGSMIKYMYINPSGSNPSGTTLSEARRREIYALACEYDFLILEDDPYYFLQFIDDFPPSFLSLDTEGRVLRFDSFSKTLSAGLRVGYVTGPEALVEKINQHIMATVLGSAGLSQVLIAELFNHWGLDGFLQHVKDVRQFYQGKRDAILLAAEKHLTGLCEWNVPQGGMFLWIKVLGVKDTEDMLLERGAARHVLLVPGKGFTTKFHSPCQYMRASYSTVTAEQMDKAFRILAEVIREEMQQP, from the exons ATGTGCCTTGGGACTAGTTTAAGCCGCATTTGGTCCCCGGCGAGCAGGGAGTACAGCGCCCTGACCCTGTCCCGGCCTTCTGCTTTTTTACCGAGGCAAGTCTCATGTGACTTAGTGTTTCCCTGTCTGTGGTCTGGTATGTGGTCTGTGCTGTGGCTG GTTGACATCTTTTTTAGGATGGACTATTATAAATTCTTTTCGGAAAATGCTCGGCATCGTCTTCCATCATGGATCGGTTCTCTCA GAAAGTTCATCGTAAATCCAGCGCCGGATATGCTGTGGCTGGCAGGGGGTCTCCCCAATgactccatcttcccctttcacGACGCGAAGGTCAAGCTGCGAGATGGTCACGTGATCGAAGTGGGTCCTGATCTCATGGCCAAAGGTCTGCAATATGGTGGTCCTGCAGG TTACGCCCCGCTTCTGAAGCACCTCTCGGACCTGACCCAGCGGCTGCACTCGCCCCCGCGCTGGTCGAGCAGCAAGCAGGTGATCACGGTGGGCGGTCAGGACGGCATCGCCAAGGCCTTCGTCATGCTGACCGACCCCGGCGACTACGTGGTCATCCCTGAGCCTTGTTACGCCGGGATATTCTCGGAG CTGAGTGCGCTCGACCCTCGCTACCTCCCGgttgaagaggacgaggagggcatGAAACCCGATGCCCTGAGGTCAACGTTAGCTCGCTGGAAGGCCGACACGGGAGGGCGTGAGGCCGGGAGCATGATCAag TACATGTATATTAACCCGAGCGGCAGCAATCCTTCGGGAACCACGCTGAGTGAGGCTCGACGTCGGGAGATCTACGCCCTGGCCTGCGAGTACGACTTTCTCATTCTCGAGGACGACCCCTACTACTTTTTGCAGTTTATCGAT GACTTCCCTCCGAGCTTCCTGAGCCTGGACACGGAGGGCCGAGTGCTGAGGTTCGACTCCTTCTCCAAGACGCTCAGCGCCGGACTGCGAGTCGGGTACGTCACGGGGCCGGAGGCTCTCGTCGAGAAGATCAATCAGCACATAATGGCTACAGTGCTGGGTTCAGCAGGCCTGTCACAG GTACTGATAGCCGAATTGTTTAACCACTGGGGCTTAGACGGGTTCCTTCAGCACGTGAAGGATGTGCGGCAGTTTTACCAAGGCAAACGGGACGCCATCTTGCTGGCGGCAGAGAAACATCTTACTG GCCTCTGTGAATGGAATGTCCCTCAAGGTGGAATGTTTCTGTGGATTAAG GTGCTGGGAGTGAAGGACACGGAGGACATGCTGCTGGAGCGAGGTGCAGCCAGACACGTCCTTCTGGTTCCCGGGAAGGGCTTCACCACCAAGTTCCATAGTCCTTGCCAGTACATGCGGGCTTCCTACTCCACCGTCACTGCAGAACAGATGGATAAA gcCTTCAGAATTCTTGCGGAGGTGATAAGAGAAGAAATGCAACAGCCTTAA
- the LOC113820252 gene encoding kynurenine/alpha-aminoadipate aminotransferase, mitochondrial isoform X2, with translation MDYYKFFSENARHRLPSWIGSLRKFIVNPAPDMLWLAGGLPNDSIFPFHDAKVKLRDGHVIEVGPDLMAKGLQYGGPAGYAPLLKHLSDLTQRLHSPPRWSSSKQVITVGGQDGIAKAFVMLTDPGDYVVIPEPCYAGIFSELSALDPRYLPVEEDEEGMKPDALRSTLARWKADTGGREAGSMIKYMYINPSGSNPSGTTLSEARRREIYALACEYDFLILEDDPYYFLQFIDDFPPSFLSLDTEGRVLRFDSFSKTLSAGLRVGYVTGPEALVEKINQHIMATVLGSAGLSQVLIAELFNHWGLDGFLQHVKDVRQFYQGKRDAILLAAEKHLTGLCEWNVPQGGMFLWIKVLGVKDTEDMLLERGAARHVLLVPGKGFTTKFHSPCQYMRASYSTVTAEQMDKAFRILAEVIREEMQQP, from the exons ATGGACTATTATAAATTCTTTTCGGAAAATGCTCGGCATCGTCTTCCATCATGGATCGGTTCTCTCA GAAAGTTCATCGTAAATCCAGCGCCGGATATGCTGTGGCTGGCAGGGGGTCTCCCCAATgactccatcttcccctttcacGACGCGAAGGTCAAGCTGCGAGATGGTCACGTGATCGAAGTGGGTCCTGATCTCATGGCCAAAGGTCTGCAATATGGTGGTCCTGCAGG TTACGCCCCGCTTCTGAAGCACCTCTCGGACCTGACCCAGCGGCTGCACTCGCCCCCGCGCTGGTCGAGCAGCAAGCAGGTGATCACGGTGGGCGGTCAGGACGGCATCGCCAAGGCCTTCGTCATGCTGACCGACCCCGGCGACTACGTGGTCATCCCTGAGCCTTGTTACGCCGGGATATTCTCGGAG CTGAGTGCGCTCGACCCTCGCTACCTCCCGgttgaagaggacgaggagggcatGAAACCCGATGCCCTGAGGTCAACGTTAGCTCGCTGGAAGGCCGACACGGGAGGGCGTGAGGCCGGGAGCATGATCAag TACATGTATATTAACCCGAGCGGCAGCAATCCTTCGGGAACCACGCTGAGTGAGGCTCGACGTCGGGAGATCTACGCCCTGGCCTGCGAGTACGACTTTCTCATTCTCGAGGACGACCCCTACTACTTTTTGCAGTTTATCGAT GACTTCCCTCCGAGCTTCCTGAGCCTGGACACGGAGGGCCGAGTGCTGAGGTTCGACTCCTTCTCCAAGACGCTCAGCGCCGGACTGCGAGTCGGGTACGTCACGGGGCCGGAGGCTCTCGTCGAGAAGATCAATCAGCACATAATGGCTACAGTGCTGGGTTCAGCAGGCCTGTCACAG GTACTGATAGCCGAATTGTTTAACCACTGGGGCTTAGACGGGTTCCTTCAGCACGTGAAGGATGTGCGGCAGTTTTACCAAGGCAAACGGGACGCCATCTTGCTGGCGGCAGAGAAACATCTTACTG GCCTCTGTGAATGGAATGTCCCTCAAGGTGGAATGTTTCTGTGGATTAAG GTGCTGGGAGTGAAGGACACGGAGGACATGCTGCTGGAGCGAGGTGCAGCCAGACACGTCCTTCTGGTTCCCGGGAAGGGCTTCACCACCAAGTTCCATAGTCCTTGCCAGTACATGCGGGCTTCCTACTCCACCGTCACTGCAGAACAGATGGATAAA gcCTTCAGAATTCTTGCGGAGGTGATAAGAGAAGAAATGCAACAGCCTTAA